The Mucilaginibacter terrenus genome has a segment encoding these proteins:
- a CDS encoding polysaccharide deacetylase family protein: protein MSTRKEFLKNASLLGAGAMFIPKTLFSEPTDKSVITREPTGWSDGTRLIISISMQFEAGGEPEFGFDSPFPANLKTGFPDLPAKTWFTYGYKEGISRMLDLWDKHNIKVTSHVIGGAAQKSPDLTREIAKRGHEISGHGLYWTPEYAMSYEEEKKFIKDSVDLIKNITGQTTTGYNCNWLRRSKNTIKILQELGFTYHIDDLSRDEPFLIPVEGKKFVVVPYTLRCNDILLLEGRNFSSTQFLETLKLEFDQLYKEGATKKRMMSFSAHDRISGTPAQVNVMDQFLKYALQHEGVKVMRKDDIAKLTMNDKTSLIDPDYH from the coding sequence ATGAGCACACGCAAAGAATTTTTAAAAAACGCATCGCTGTTAGGGGCGGGTGCAATGTTTATTCCAAAAACACTTTTTTCAGAACCAACCGACAAGAGTGTTATTACTCGGGAACCAACTGGCTGGAGTGATGGAACACGCCTAATTATCTCAATCTCTATGCAGTTTGAAGCAGGTGGCGAACCAGAATTTGGTTTTGACAGTCCCTTTCCTGCAAATTTAAAAACCGGCTTTCCCGACCTGCCTGCAAAAACGTGGTTTACCTATGGCTATAAAGAGGGAATATCGAGGATGTTAGATCTTTGGGACAAACATAATATCAAAGTCACCAGTCACGTCATTGGAGGTGCTGCTCAAAAAAGTCCTGATCTGACACGTGAGATAGCAAAACGTGGTCATGAGATATCAGGTCACGGTTTATACTGGACTCCTGAATATGCTATGAGCTACGAGGAAGAAAAGAAGTTCATCAAAGACAGCGTGGACCTTATAAAAAACATTACCGGGCAAACGACGACAGGTTATAATTGTAATTGGCTAAGAAGAAGTAAAAACACAATAAAAATACTTCAGGAATTAGGATTTACCTATCATATCGACGATTTAAGCCGGGATGAGCCATTTTTAATACCTGTTGAAGGAAAGAAGTTTGTCGTGGTACCTTACACTCTCCGTTGTAACGATATTTTATTGCTGGAAGGACGAAATTTTTCATCCACTCAATTTCTTGAAACGTTAAAGTTAGAATTTGACCAATTATACAAGGAAGGGGCTACCAAAAAGAGAATGATGTCATTTAGTGCCCACGACCGGATTAGCGGGACTCCAGCGCAGGTGAATGTTATGGATCAGTTTTTAAAATATGCTCTACAACATGAAGGTGTAAAGGTTATGAGAAAGGACGATATTGCTAAATTGACAATGAACGATAAAACATCATTGATCGATCCTGATTACCATTAA
- a CDS encoding peptidase domain-containing ABC transporter yields the protein MLTSFPNFKQLDTMDCGPTCLRIVAKYYRRDISLGVLRNYCQINKDGVNLLGISEAAEKIGFRSLSLRLKPEQLKTADLPCILHWKNNHFVVLYKIRNDQYYLSDPSGGLVTLNQVDFNRGWSESGAGIALMLSPTPNFYTQEHERDVLNWKTLLRYVSKYRSLITQLCLSLALGSILQLIFPFLTQAIVDVGVQTRDLGFIYIILIAQTALVLGRVTVEFLRSWILLHVSTRINLSILTDFLIKLMRLPMSFFDTKKTGDIMQRMSDQRNIETFLTGSALNTIFSLINLVVFSVVLVLYNATIFVVFVVSGIGYLVWINLFLKARRELNYKSFDISSRTQSNVVQLIGGMQEIKLNNCERQKRWEWERLQASLFRFSVKSLALSQYQQGGSTLINEGKNILVTFLSAKAVIEGHLTLGGMVAVQYIIGQLNGPIEQMLGFIRSFQDARISLERLNDIQGVADEEPVGKELIYNLPQDKSITIKNLSFTYPGAGNEPVLKELFLEIPQGKTTAIVGMSGSGKTTLLKLLLGFYEVSAGSITIGDTALSQFSVRAWRGKCGVVMQDGFIFSDTIANNIAVGDDSPNEARLWHAVNVANITDLIENLPLGIDTVIGAEGNGISQGQRQRLLIARAVYKDPDYIFFDEATNALDAKNERVIMDNMAGFFKNRTVVVVAHRLSTVNNADNIVVLDKGNIIEQGTHQQLIALRGEYYKLVKNQLALGE from the coding sequence ATGTTAACATCATTTCCTAATTTCAAGCAACTCGATACGATGGATTGCGGGCCTACTTGCCTGCGTATAGTGGCCAAATACTACAGGCGCGACATCAGTTTGGGTGTTCTGCGCAATTATTGTCAAATTAATAAAGACGGCGTTAACCTACTAGGTATTAGTGAGGCTGCCGAGAAAATCGGATTTCGGTCACTCAGTCTACGGCTAAAGCCGGAACAGTTGAAGACTGCAGACCTCCCTTGCATCCTCCACTGGAAAAACAACCATTTTGTGGTGCTTTATAAGATTAGGAATGATCAGTACTATCTTTCAGATCCTTCGGGTGGTTTGGTTACGCTTAATCAGGTAGATTTTAACAGGGGTTGGAGTGAAAGTGGTGCGGGCATTGCTCTAATGCTAAGCCCAACGCCAAACTTTTATACGCAGGAGCACGAGAGAGACGTACTCAACTGGAAAACTTTGCTTCGCTACGTATCCAAGTACCGTAGCCTTATCACACAGTTGTGTTTGAGCCTTGCTTTAGGCAGTATCCTTCAGCTGATATTTCCCTTTTTAACACAGGCTATTGTTGATGTTGGAGTACAAACCCGCGATCTCGGTTTTATTTACATTATACTTATCGCTCAAACAGCGCTTGTCCTTGGCCGTGTAACTGTAGAATTTTTACGTTCCTGGATCCTTCTTCACGTGAGTACACGGATTAACCTTTCCATCTTGACGGACTTTTTAATAAAGCTTATGCGTTTGCCCATGAGCTTTTTTGACACTAAGAAAACGGGCGATATCATGCAGCGGATGAGCGACCAGCGTAATATAGAGACCTTCTTAACCGGGTCGGCACTTAACACAATCTTTTCGCTTATTAATTTGGTAGTATTTTCGGTTGTATTGGTCTTGTACAATGCCACCATTTTTGTGGTTTTTGTAGTTAGTGGTATAGGCTACCTTGTTTGGATAAATCTTTTCTTAAAAGCACGGCGTGAGTTAAATTATAAAAGTTTCGACATTTCTTCCCGCACACAAAGTAATGTAGTGCAGTTGATTGGTGGCATGCAGGAAATTAAGCTGAACAATTGCGAACGTCAAAAACGGTGGGAGTGGGAACGGCTACAGGCCAGTTTATTCAGGTTTAGTGTAAAAAGCCTTGCATTAAGTCAGTACCAGCAAGGCGGCTCAACATTAATCAACGAAGGTAAAAATATCCTTGTGACGTTTTTAAGCGCTAAAGCTGTGATAGAGGGGCACCTCACTCTGGGCGGAATGGTGGCAGTGCAATATATTATAGGACAGCTGAATGGCCCGATAGAACAGATGCTGGGCTTCATTAGGTCCTTTCAGGATGCGCGGATAAGCCTTGAACGGTTGAATGATATACAGGGCGTTGCCGACGAAGAACCTGTAGGAAAGGAGCTGATATATAACTTACCGCAGGATAAAAGTATCACGATCAAAAATCTATCATTCACCTATCCGGGAGCAGGAAACGAACCGGTTTTAAAGGAATTATTTTTAGAAATACCGCAAGGCAAAACCACCGCAATTGTAGGCATGAGCGGTAGTGGTAAAACAACCCTGCTTAAACTTTTGCTGGGATTTTACGAGGTATCGGCAGGCAGTATTACCATAGGTGACACAGCGTTGAGCCAGTTTAGTGTCCGCGCATGGCGTGGCAAGTGTGGTGTGGTTATGCAGGACGGTTTTATTTTTTCTGATACTATCGCTAATAACATAGCCGTCGGGGACGATAGCCCCAATGAGGCGAGACTGTGGCATGCCGTAAATGTCGCAAACATCACCGACCTGATTGAAAACCTACCACTTGGCATTGATACTGTAATAGGTGCCGAAGGAAATGGTATAAGTCAGGGTCAACGGCAGCGATTGCTCATTGCCAGGGCGGTTTATAAAGATCCGGATTATATTTTCTTTGATGAGGCTACCAACGCCCTCGACGCGAAAAACGAACGTGTAATAATGGACAACATGGCTGGTTTTTTTAAAAATAGAACGGTAGTGGTGGTTGCACACCGCCTAAGTACGGTAAACAATGCGGATAACATTGTGGTGTTAGATAAAGGAAACATTATTGAACAGGGAACACATCAGCAACTGATAGCCTTGCGTGGCGAGTACTATAAGCTTGTAAAAAATCAATTAGCATTGGGAGAATAG
- a CDS encoding pirin family protein → MKTVFHSAGSRGFADHDWLKSNHSFSFSGYYNPDRIGFGALRVLNDDKVKGGRGFGEHPHDNMEIISIPLKGGLVHMDSLGNSAIIRPGEVQAMSAGTGIYHTEYNQDENLDVEFLQIWLYPDKRNVTPRYDQYVIPFGDKNVLHQVLSSSEDDSGVWIHQQAWFHMGEFDKDMSLTYKMKNPSDGLYIFVIAGSVITADCTLQARDGLGIWEIGEVPLTVTMGSKVLLMEVPMKY, encoded by the coding sequence ATGAAAACAGTTTTTCATAGTGCAGGCAGCAGAGGATTTGCTGATCATGACTGGTTGAAAAGTAACCATTCATTTAGCTTTTCCGGATATTACAACCCCGACAGAATCGGATTTGGTGCATTACGTGTCCTAAATGATGATAAGGTAAAAGGAGGACGGGGTTTTGGCGAACATCCGCATGACAACATGGAAATTATTTCTATTCCACTAAAGGGTGGTCTGGTACATATGGACAGTCTGGGTAACTCAGCAATAATCCGGCCCGGAGAAGTTCAAGCAATGAGCGCCGGGACAGGAATCTATCACACTGAATATAACCAGGATGAAAACCTTGATGTAGAGTTTCTCCAGATATGGCTTTACCCGGATAAGAGAAATGTAACGCCTAGGTATGATCAGTACGTAATTCCGTTTGGTGACAAGAATGTACTCCATCAGGTGCTATCGTCAAGTGAGGATGATTCGGGGGTTTGGATACACCAGCAGGCATGGTTTCATATGGGGGAGTTTGATAAAGACATGTCACTCACCTATAAGATGAAAAATCCAAGTGACGGCTTATATATTTTTGTTATAGCTGGTAGCGTAATCACAGCAGATTGCACTCTGCAAGCTCGGGACGGGTTGGGTATTTGGGAGATTGGTGAAGTGCCTTTAACTGTTACAATGGGAAGCAAAGTTCTGTTGATGGAAGTGCCGATGAAATACTAA
- a CDS encoding efflux RND transporter periplasmic adaptor subunit yields the protein MPIDSTRDLQRRNSPELDEVISKPPPAIIAWGIGTITVIIMVLVALGGYLEYPTFINAPIHLNEEANGQLTASAQIAERDISKIKSGQLVYVHLNALADGGNNDLRAAISTIDTVVGKNGIISVKVTGLPNTSTAGEPALLPGMSGEAKILISRASLLHRVTEQFIHLPK from the coding sequence ATGCCAATAGATAGCACACGAGATTTACAAAGACGCAATAGCCCTGAATTAGATGAGGTTATCTCAAAACCGCCACCGGCTATCATCGCTTGGGGCATAGGCACCATTACTGTTATTATTATGGTGCTGGTGGCATTAGGAGGCTATTTAGAGTACCCCACCTTCATCAATGCACCTATCCACCTCAACGAAGAAGCTAATGGTCAATTAACTGCTAGTGCTCAAATAGCTGAGCGTGACATTAGCAAAATCAAGAGCGGACAATTGGTTTATGTTCACCTGAATGCGTTAGCCGATGGTGGCAACAATGATTTGCGGGCGGCAATCAGTACTATTGATACTGTTGTAGGAAAGAATGGAATAATTAGTGTTAAAGTCACCGGCCTTCCTAACACGTCAACTGCTGGCGAGCCAGCATTATTACCGGGCATGTCTGGCGAGGCGAAGATCCTGATATCTCGAGCTTCATTACTTCACCGGGTTACTGAACAATTTATTCATTTGCCAAAATGA
- a CDS encoding glycosyltransferase family 61 protein, whose amino-acid sequence MSITTVNVALPKNLQPSDRHLFEPYKTYKISNLPVLDLEEVFVTYTGFCANEDGLISDCHHDHPYQMAGYVAETMNYYQDASDHPENLIEMDEHKRYLLIHHPWYNYYHWLCECIPRLWRVRDQLKDVVLLIPEHYIKTDFISGSLLPFNVQNMFVIPRGKSLMVPKLRLPRIKPLCDSYDKLELKELAAFYSKYAIENIADINIGDKIYLSRRKAARKKVFNEDLVEKVMTQYGFKTVYNEDYTFLEQVRLYGHVKYLVSIHGSGLTNMMFMPEGGSVLEILKAKTNDLDRPSFVFWYEADALGHQYYAQISAPVNEPDDYFFGDFYIDIETLKKNMALMMNHS is encoded by the coding sequence ATGAGTATTACTACCGTAAATGTTGCACTTCCAAAAAACTTACAACCGTCTGACAGGCATTTATTTGAGCCTTATAAAACCTACAAGATTAGTAATCTGCCAGTATTAGACTTGGAGGAAGTTTTTGTTACTTATACCGGTTTTTGTGCCAATGAAGATGGGCTTATCAGCGACTGTCATCACGATCATCCCTATCAAATGGCAGGCTACGTTGCAGAAACTATGAATTACTACCAGGATGCATCTGACCACCCGGAAAATCTGATTGAAATGGATGAGCATAAGCGCTATTTACTAATACATCACCCATGGTACAATTACTACCATTGGCTTTGCGAATGTATCCCACGGCTTTGGCGGGTACGAGACCAGTTAAAGGACGTAGTCTTATTAATTCCCGAACACTATATTAAAACAGATTTTATAAGCGGGTCATTGCTTCCGTTCAATGTGCAAAATATGTTTGTTATCCCTCGGGGAAAAAGCCTGATGGTACCTAAATTGAGGTTACCGCGCATTAAGCCACTTTGCGATTCTTACGATAAACTCGAGCTAAAGGAGTTGGCTGCATTTTATAGTAAATATGCAATAGAAAATATTGCAGATATAAATATCGGTGATAAAATTTATCTAAGCCGCCGTAAGGCAGCTCGTAAAAAAGTGTTTAACGAAGACTTGGTTGAAAAGGTTATGACTCAATATGGCTTTAAAACGGTGTATAATGAAGATTATACCTTTTTAGAACAGGTACGTTTGTATGGTCATGTTAAGTACCTTGTATCTATACATGGCTCCGGGCTTACCAATATGATGTTTATGCCTGAAGGGGGCAGCGTCTTGGAAATTTTAAAAGCAAAAACCAATGACCTTGATAGACCAAGCTTTGTGTTTTGGTATGAGGCAGACGCTTTGGGCCACCAGTATTATGCACAGATAAGTGCTCCTGTTAATGAGCCCGATGATTACTTTTTTGGTGATTTCTATATTGATATTGAAACTTTAAAAAAGAATATGGCATTGATGATGAACCACTCATGA